Proteins co-encoded in one Terriglobia bacterium genomic window:
- the thrC gene encoding threonine synthase, translating to MKPPVAAHFLRCVHCAKVQETADRMFRCTQCSELLEVVYPEWASAPPEFALRLKEIWRERRGSSLPENSSGVWRFRELLPQVDRQNMVTMCEGNTPLVPLRKVARELHLPNLLVKHQGMNPTGSFKDTGISAAITMAKAEGFSWVCCASTGNTSASVAAYAARAEMKSIVLLPAGQVAAGKLAQALEYGANVLQLRTDFDGCLRVLHEVVRKFSAYLLNSLNPYRLEGQKTVAFELMEQLDWQVPQHVIVPGGNLGNSSALGKGFMELRELGLIQSLPKISIIQAAGANPLVRTMRENGGTELIRVTPETRATAIRIGNPASWRKAVSVLKNTGGACEEVTEKEIALAKAELGAEGIGCEPASAATLAGLKKLVAAGFVKSADRVVLVLTGHMLKDIDYMKQLPGQNLLGPMDADGDAVIRTLEQIYARH from the coding sequence ATGAAGCCGCCGGTCGCGGCGCACTTTTTGCGCTGTGTCCACTGTGCCAAAGTACAGGAGACTGCCGATCGAATGTTCCGCTGTACGCAATGCTCGGAGCTGCTGGAGGTCGTTTATCCGGAATGGGCATCGGCGCCGCCGGAGTTCGCGCTGCGCTTGAAAGAAATCTGGCGCGAACGGCGAGGATCCTCACTGCCGGAAAATTCGAGCGGCGTTTGGCGCTTCCGCGAGTTGTTGCCGCAGGTCGATCGCCAAAACATGGTCACTATGTGCGAAGGCAACACGCCTCTAGTCCCACTCAGAAAAGTTGCACGCGAACTACATCTGCCAAACCTCCTGGTGAAACATCAAGGCATGAACCCCACAGGATCATTTAAAGATACTGGGATCTCCGCCGCAATCACCATGGCAAAGGCTGAAGGATTTTCCTGGGTATGCTGTGCTTCCACAGGAAATACGTCAGCTTCGGTCGCTGCTTACGCGGCGCGGGCGGAAATGAAGAGCATCGTCCTTTTGCCTGCCGGGCAGGTTGCCGCCGGAAAACTGGCGCAGGCCCTGGAATACGGCGCAAATGTCTTGCAACTGCGCACAGACTTTGATGGCTGCCTGAGAGTTTTGCATGAAGTCGTCCGCAAATTCTCTGCGTATCTTTTGAATTCGCTCAACCCTTACCGGCTGGAAGGGCAGAAAACGGTGGCGTTTGAATTAATGGAGCAGTTGGACTGGCAAGTCCCTCAACATGTAATTGTGCCCGGCGGAAACCTGGGCAATAGTTCGGCGTTGGGTAAGGGATTTATGGAACTGCGCGAGCTTGGCCTGATCCAGTCGCTGCCCAAGATTTCCATCATTCAGGCCGCCGGAGCCAATCCGCTCGTCCGCACCATGCGAGAAAACGGGGGTACAGAATTAATTCGCGTGACTCCCGAGACCAGGGCAACGGCCATTAGGATCGGCAATCCCGCTTCCTGGCGAAAGGCAGTAAGCGTTCTGAAAAATACAGGCGGCGCATGCGAAGAAGTCACCGAAAAAGAGATTGCCTTGGCCAAGGCAGAGCTTGGCGCGGAAGGCATCGGCTGCGAACCGGCATCGGCAGCAACTCTGGCTGGGCTAAAAAAACTGGTAGCCGCAGGATTTGTGAAGTCCGCGGATAGGGTCGTCCTGGTGCTTACCGGGCACATGTTGAAGGACATCGACTACATGAAGCAGTTACCGGGACAAAACCTGCTTGGTCCCATGGACGCAGACGGTGATGCGGTAATCCGGACCCTGGAGCAAATCTATGCACGGCATTGA
- a CDS encoding aspartate kinase has product MYGKRLIVMKFGGTSVGNAERFRQCAAIVSEAAKHDRIVVVVSAMAGVTDLIFKTIEAARHGDASVTETHLQRFEGLHRELASSLFEHQRLIAANDYIAEVMAQLQNACHALSALRSDISAQTADSLVALGERVSACVLAGYLQRLGTNAEFVRAEQVIVTDSNFGNAAPDIEATRIQCKQSLLPLLERGIVPVVAGYSGADSQGKSTTLGRGGSDYSATIIGAASGADEVWIWTDVDGVLTADPRICPDAATLPEISFAEAIELAYYGAKVIHPKAAYPAAEAGFPVWIKNSFRPEVAGTKITNDARPANSPVKSVTSVKDATLISLFTRRDIHPVELWGRLFLRLGQEQIEVLFATQSSPEHALGLVLRKADAGRVLQLIHSIFRIELAQGVLLPAEVNNEIAVVAVLGESMKGTCGILGRVFSAVARCDESVIAVAQGASELSICFAVSAARSAQVVRAVHDEFCQPAGANIPVCLRPSVSIAGAQ; this is encoded by the coding sequence ATGTACGGAAAGCGTTTGATCGTAATGAAGTTTGGCGGTACCTCTGTAGGAAATGCCGAGAGGTTCCGCCAGTGCGCCGCAATCGTCAGTGAGGCGGCAAAGCATGACCGGATCGTGGTGGTGGTTTCCGCCATGGCGGGTGTGACTGACTTGATTTTCAAAACCATTGAGGCGGCACGGCACGGCGACGCTTCTGTTACAGAAACTCATTTGCAAAGATTTGAGGGCTTGCATCGTGAGCTCGCATCAAGTTTGTTTGAACATCAGCGCCTGATCGCCGCGAATGACTATATTGCAGAAGTCATGGCACAACTGCAAAATGCCTGCCACGCGCTCTCAGCATTGAGGTCGGATATTTCTGCGCAGACTGCTGACTCCCTTGTCGCATTGGGAGAACGCGTATCCGCCTGTGTTCTGGCGGGTTATCTTCAGCGACTGGGAACCAATGCCGAGTTTGTCCGCGCGGAACAAGTAATTGTAACCGACAGCAATTTTGGCAACGCTGCGCCGGACATTGAAGCCACGCGCATTCAGTGCAAGCAATCGCTGCTTCCTCTACTTGAACGCGGCATTGTGCCCGTGGTCGCCGGCTATAGTGGCGCCGACTCGCAAGGCAAGTCCACGACGCTGGGGCGTGGAGGCTCTGATTATTCCGCCACCATCATTGGAGCAGCGTCTGGCGCGGATGAAGTGTGGATCTGGACCGACGTGGATGGGGTGCTCACGGCTGATCCGCGCATTTGTCCTGACGCTGCTACTCTGCCGGAAATCAGCTTTGCAGAGGCGATCGAGCTGGCATATTACGGCGCAAAGGTGATTCATCCCAAAGCCGCATATCCGGCCGCGGAGGCGGGCTTCCCTGTCTGGATCAAAAACTCATTCCGCCCTGAAGTTGCCGGAACCAAGATCACGAATGACGCCCGGCCAGCCAACTCGCCTGTCAAGTCCGTGACTTCAGTAAAAGACGCCACGCTCATTTCCTTATTCACGCGACGTGATATTCATCCCGTGGAACTGTGGGGAAGGCTGTTCCTTCGTCTGGGGCAGGAACAGATTGAAGTCCTGTTTGCGACGCAGTCATCACCTGAGCATGCGCTCGGCTTGGTGCTGCGCAAAGCCGATGCAGGGCGCGTACTGCAGTTGATTCACTCAATCTTCCGTATTGAGCTGGCACAAGGCGTGCTGCTGCCGGCGGAGGTCAACAATGAGATTGCTGTCGTGGCAGTTCTGGGCGAGTCAATGAAAGGCACCTGCGGAATCCTGGGCCGGGTCTTTTCCGCGGTGGCGCGATGCGATGAGAGCGTGATCGCCGTGGCGCAGGGAGCCAGTGAACTCAGCATCTGTTTTGCCGTATCGGCGGCGCGTAGCGCGCAAGTTGTGCGTGCCGTGCACGACGAGTTTTGCCAGCCCGCAGGAGCGAATATTCCTGTATGCCTTCGCCCCAGCGTTTCTATTGCGGGGGCGCAATGA
- the thrB gene encoding homoserine kinase produces the protein MDNSVYGWRAVVPATSANLGCAFDCGGLALRLYLRALFIPSAGAELSLEYQGKTPERFPMASSNLVLHALRLAAQRLDAPPPAGHVLVQNDIPISVGLGSSAAAVIAGLLLGIQHSGKQVAPELLLRWAEEIEGHIDNSAAAYYGGLVLALSNNVERVVVARTNFPESIRLVIVTPSITVPTHQAREVLPRKYDRADVLHTLQRTSILAATCFSGNFDLFPELFQDKLHQPYRQQLVPGMERCLALRLPGLLGVAISGSGSSVIAFTTSDEMRVAEELQRIFAQEGMQTEATFTLADNNGAGVTRELIPLMERIGAVLQKLEKS, from the coding sequence TTGGATAATTCGGTGTATGGCTGGCGGGCAGTGGTTCCGGCCACCTCCGCTAATCTGGGCTGCGCCTTTGATTGCGGCGGCCTCGCCCTGAGACTCTACCTTAGAGCGCTATTCATTCCTTCCGCCGGCGCAGAGTTGAGCCTGGAGTATCAGGGAAAGACGCCTGAGCGCTTTCCCATGGCAAGTTCAAATCTCGTCCTGCACGCGCTACGACTTGCGGCACAACGGCTTGACGCACCTCCACCGGCCGGTCACGTGCTGGTGCAGAATGATATCCCAATCAGCGTCGGGCTGGGCAGCAGTGCGGCTGCCGTGATTGCGGGCCTGCTGCTTGGAATCCAACATAGCGGAAAGCAAGTTGCTCCGGAGTTGCTTTTGCGGTGGGCGGAAGAGATTGAAGGTCACATTGATAATTCGGCCGCCGCTTACTATGGCGGCCTGGTACTGGCGCTTTCCAACAACGTGGAGCGCGTGGTCGTGGCCAGGACTAACTTTCCCGAAAGCATCCGCCTGGTGATCGTCACGCCGTCAATTACTGTGCCTACGCACCAGGCACGAGAGGTCCTGCCCAGGAAGTATGACCGGGCTGACGTGCTGCATACACTGCAACGGACTTCTATCCTCGCCGCTACCTGCTTCTCAGGAAACTTTGATCTCTTTCCGGAGTTGTTCCAGGACAAATTGCATCAACCATACCGGCAGCAACTGGTGCCGGGAATGGAACGCTGCCTGGCCCTGCGTCTTCCCGGCTTGCTTGGAGTAGCAATCAGCGGCTCAGGTTCATCAGTGATTGCCTTTACCACAAGCGACGAGATGCGAGTGGCCGAAGAGCTACAGAGAATCTTTGCCCAGGAAGGTATGCAGACAGAGGCAACGTTCACCCTGGCCGATAACAATGGCGCAGGCGTGACTCGCGAACTTATACCTCTGATGGAAAGAATTGGAGCAGTGCTACAGAAGTTGGAGAAATCGTGA
- a CDS encoding nitrite/sulfite reductase, whose product MSTGTSMAAKETKAQRAERLKAEKNPWECFEEIRQFASQGLSAVPDSWIKTYFRWWGIYTQGDGAGAVGGVGGEGRTMPYFMLRIRLSNGFVNAKQLRAIAGLTEKYAGGIADITVRQNIQLHWITIKDLPDVLQTLFDCGLTSMATCGDVTRNVTGCPLAGLDAHEFCDASPLVDEVTQLLVDNPDFYNLPRKFKISISGCQDWCSYPEINDLAFTPAVREVAGNTEAGFSIRVGGGLSTEPHLAVRLNAFVRWEQVIPVSKAVAEIFRDADELRENRERARLKYLFLQHGWTAESFLHELERKLGYKLEPGVLEQQPDDVFRDHVGVHRQKQPGLFYVGAAVLRGRINPHQLRAAADLAERYGNGELRTTNTQNLVIVNVPRENTAAVTLGLETAGLHVAASPFWRGAVACTGSEFCKLAITETKAFTRWLVEELEDRIPEFDQQLKLNVTGCPNSCGQHRIADIGLEGKKLKIAGRIQDAYYFCLGGAVGEHAGFGRPVGYRCPASEVPDAIERLLRSYLDERHGRENLRQFFARHSESALRTFLAGQDLPPVLRDPSPGRVPHGVEG is encoded by the coding sequence ATGAGCACTGGAACCAGCATGGCCGCCAAAGAAACCAAGGCCCAGCGGGCAGAACGCCTGAAAGCGGAGAAGAATCCCTGGGAGTGCTTTGAAGAAATACGGCAGTTTGCCAGCCAGGGCTTGTCGGCTGTGCCGGACTCCTGGATAAAAACCTATTTCCGCTGGTGGGGTATTTACACGCAGGGAGATGGCGCGGGCGCAGTCGGTGGAGTTGGCGGCGAAGGCCGCACTATGCCGTATTTCATGCTGCGAATTCGTTTGTCCAATGGTTTTGTGAATGCAAAGCAGTTACGTGCTATCGCCGGTCTCACGGAAAAGTATGCGGGCGGCATTGCAGATATTACGGTGCGGCAGAACATACAACTTCACTGGATCACGATCAAAGATCTTCCAGATGTATTGCAGACGCTTTTTGATTGCGGCCTGACTTCAATGGCGACGTGCGGTGACGTGACGCGCAACGTCACGGGCTGCCCACTCGCCGGTTTGGACGCGCATGAGTTTTGCGACGCTTCACCGCTGGTCGATGAAGTAACGCAGTTGCTTGTCGACAATCCCGATTTTTATAACCTGCCGCGCAAGTTCAAGATCAGCATCAGTGGCTGCCAGGATTGGTGCTCTTATCCTGAGATCAATGATCTGGCTTTCACGCCCGCAGTCCGCGAGGTGGCAGGCAATACAGAAGCCGGATTTTCCATTCGCGTGGGTGGAGGACTTTCCACCGAGCCTCACTTGGCCGTGCGACTCAATGCTTTTGTGCGCTGGGAGCAGGTCATCCCGGTAAGCAAGGCTGTGGCCGAAATCTTCCGAGATGCCGACGAACTGCGGGAAAATCGCGAGCGCGCCCGGTTGAAATATCTCTTCCTGCAGCACGGCTGGACCGCCGAATCATTTTTGCATGAACTGGAGCGCAAACTAGGGTACAAGTTGGAGCCAGGAGTTCTGGAGCAGCAGCCTGACGATGTGTTTCGCGACCATGTTGGCGTGCATCGGCAAAAACAGCCGGGACTTTTCTACGTGGGCGCGGCCGTGCTGCGCGGACGCATCAATCCACACCAGCTACGGGCGGCGGCTGATCTGGCGGAGCGCTATGGCAATGGCGAGCTTCGCACCACGAACACTCAGAACCTGGTGATTGTGAACGTGCCGCGCGAAAACACCGCGGCTGTAACTCTTGGACTGGAAACAGCGGGGCTTCATGTTGCGGCTTCCCCTTTCTGGCGCGGCGCGGTGGCTTGCACCGGCAGCGAGTTCTGCAAGCTGGCGATCACGGAAACCAAAGCCTTCACCCGCTGGCTGGTGGAAGAGTTGGAAGACCGTATCCCTGAGTTTGATCAGCAATTGAAACTCAACGTAACAGGCTGCCCAAACAGCTGTGGCCAGCATCGCATTGCGGATATCGGCCTGGAAGGCAAGAAGCTCAAGATTGCGGGCCGCATTCAAGATGCTTACTACTTCTGTCTTGGCGGCGCTGTCGGCGAGCACGCAGGGTTTGGCCGTCCGGTGGGTTACCGGTGCCCGGCCAGTGAAGTGCCGGATGCCATTGAGCGTCTGCTGCGCAGCTATCTCGATGAGCGCCATGGCAGGGAAAATTTACGGCAGTTTTTCGCGCGCCATTCAGAATCGGCCCTGCGGACTTTTCTTGCGGGGCAAGACCTGCCGCCCGTATTGCGTGATCCCTCACCCGGCAGAGTGCCGCACGGAGTGGAAGGATAG
- a CDS encoding bifunctional precorrin-2 dehydrogenase/sirohydrochlorin ferrochelatase translates to MSLYPIFLKLEGHKVLIVGGGPIAEQKIEAVLRSATDVTVISPQITPRIRLWAHQGRIKHQGIEFRPGMTRGYFLVISCTDCEDTNRVVYQEARKFGALANAVDDPRYCDFYAPAVVSRGEFQIAISTSGNSPALSQHVRKKLENEFGPEYESWTAWLGRMRDMMRKVLPRTERRKELLMLLAQCKPVKLSNKSIHGGNHGPLEKVRAGSQTEARVERASA, encoded by the coding sequence ATGTCTCTTTATCCAATTTTTCTCAAGCTTGAGGGACACAAGGTGCTGATTGTTGGCGGCGGCCCAATTGCCGAGCAAAAGATAGAAGCAGTGCTGCGCTCGGCCACGGACGTCACAGTGATTTCGCCGCAGATCACACCGCGCATACGCCTTTGGGCGCACCAGGGACGCATTAAACACCAAGGAATTGAATTTCGCCCAGGGATGACGCGCGGTTATTTCCTGGTGATCTCCTGCACGGACTGTGAAGATACGAACCGTGTGGTGTACCAGGAAGCCCGTAAGTTCGGCGCACTGGCGAATGCGGTGGATGATCCGAGATACTGCGATTTTTATGCTCCGGCGGTGGTCAGCCGCGGAGAGTTCCAGATCGCAATTTCCACTAGCGGGAATAGCCCGGCCCTTAGCCAGCATGTGCGTAAAAAGCTTGAAAATGAATTCGGTCCGGAGTATGAATCATGGACTGCATGGCTGGGTCGGATGCGTGACATGATGCGCAAGGTCTTGCCGCGCACGGAGCGCCGTAAGGAATTATTAATGTTGCTGGCCCAGTGTAAGCCGGTAAAATTATCAAATAAATCTATTCACGGAGGGAACCATGGACCACTTGAGAAAGTCAGAGCTGGAAGCCAAACTGAGGCACGCGTTGAAAGAGCATCAGCATGA
- the cobA gene encoding uroporphyrinogen-III C-methyltransferase → MPGKVYIVGAGPGAADLLTLRAATVLRAAQIVLHDDLVPQEILDLCPASTQVINVGKRCGRHGRSQEQINALMVWHARETQSQTIVRLKSGDPAVFGRLGEELEALRRAGVAFEIIPGVTAASAAAASAKITLTDRREASALVVVTAHNCRNASLSETVGPARCTYALYMPGPDYSKTVQGLFESGHEPTTPCAVVSNAGRANEEVRYLTLQELASAKGIYAPAILIVGEVARGRLSILAEHLPAISSEMIDPYRYDEFQVGQCGAD, encoded by the coding sequence GTGCCTGGAAAGGTTTACATTGTGGGCGCCGGCCCCGGTGCGGCCGACCTATTGACCCTGCGCGCCGCCACAGTGCTGCGCGCAGCGCAGATAGTGCTGCACGACGATCTGGTGCCGCAGGAGATACTTGATCTCTGTCCGGCCTCAACGCAAGTGATCAACGTGGGCAAGCGCTGCGGTCGCCACGGCCGCAGCCAGGAACAGATCAACGCGCTGATGGTGTGGCATGCCCGAGAGACGCAAAGCCAGACAATCGTGCGGCTCAAGTCCGGCGACCCAGCCGTATTTGGCCGACTGGGTGAAGAACTGGAAGCGCTCCGTCGAGCGGGAGTTGCGTTTGAAATTATCCCTGGCGTTACGGCTGCCAGCGCTGCCGCAGCTTCCGCCAAAATCACGCTGACCGATCGCCGTGAAGCTTCAGCTTTGGTAGTGGTTACGGCCCATAATTGCCGGAATGCATCGTTGAGCGAGACCGTGGGCCCTGCGCGTTGCACGTATGCGCTTTACATGCCTGGTCCTGACTACTCCAAGACTGTGCAGGGTCTGTTCGAATCAGGACACGAGCCGACAACGCCGTGTGCTGTGGTTTCGAATGCGGGACGTGCAAACGAAGAAGTGCGCTATCTGACGCTTCAAGAACTCGCGTCGGCCAAGGGAATTTACGCGCCTGCTATTTTGATTGTGGGCGAAGTGGCTCGGGGAAGGTTATCGATTCTAGCGGAGCATCTACCTGCAATCTCGAGCGAAATGATAGATCCATATAGGTACGATGAATTTCAGGTTGGTCAATGCGGCGCTGATTGA
- a CDS encoding MoaD/ThiS family protein — protein sequence MGVKVSIPSAFRRHTEGAEHCECDGSDLAGLLDSLGGRFPDLKPHLRDEQGNVRRFLNIYVNDEDIRFLGKDYKFKEGDEVTLVPSIAGG from the coding sequence ATGGGCGTTAAAGTTTCCATTCCAAGTGCATTTCGGAGGCACACTGAAGGCGCCGAACATTGCGAGTGTGACGGCTCTGATCTGGCTGGATTGCTGGATTCCCTCGGCGGTCGCTTCCCTGACCTCAAGCCGCACTTGCGCGATGAACAGGGCAACGTTCGCCGCTTCCTGAATATTTACGTCAACGATGAAGACATTCGCTTCCTCGGCAAAGACTACAAGTTCAAAGAAGGAGATGAGGTGACGCTGGTGCCGTCGATTGCGGGCGGCTAG
- the thrC gene encoding threonine synthase → MSTNLRYELRCRECQTLWGNQPISFCQNCFAPLEVAYDWDRIGKEISKDKIAGRATNLWRYKELLPLPDNYDGSTPAGFTPLLKAAKLGETVRSRSLYLKNDAVCFPTLSFKDRVVAVALTQARNFGFDVVSCSSTGNLANAVAAQAARAGFKACIFIPSDLEPAKVLGTQVYGAQIVRIDGNYDHVNRLCSQIADKHRWGFVNVNLRPYYAEGSKTVGYEIAEQLGWRLPDNIVVPMAGGSLITKIYKAFKELINLGFVEEKQVKFFGAQATGCSPISVAVKAGRNEIEPQKPKTIARSLAIGNPADGFYAAKTILGSGGWAEDSSDPEIVEAMALLAESEGVFTETAGGVTVAAARKLYAQGRIRPDETTVLCITGNGLKTTDALAGKFDTVEPIPPKLAAFEQFLETQFAGARAASKGAA, encoded by the coding sequence ATGAGCACGAACCTGCGCTACGAATTGCGATGTCGCGAATGCCAGACCCTCTGGGGCAACCAGCCGATTTCTTTCTGCCAGAACTGCTTCGCCCCGCTGGAAGTGGCCTATGACTGGGACCGCATCGGCAAAGAGATCAGCAAAGACAAAATCGCAGGCCGCGCCACCAACCTGTGGCGTTACAAAGAGCTGCTGCCTCTGCCTGACAACTATGACGGCTCTACCCCCGCCGGCTTCACACCTCTGCTCAAAGCAGCCAAGCTGGGTGAGACTGTCCGCAGCAGGTCGCTATACCTGAAGAATGATGCCGTCTGCTTCCCTACGCTCAGCTTCAAAGATCGCGTGGTTGCTGTTGCGCTCACCCAAGCACGCAACTTCGGCTTCGATGTCGTCAGTTGCTCTTCCACCGGCAACCTAGCCAATGCCGTTGCAGCACAGGCCGCGCGCGCAGGATTCAAAGCTTGCATCTTTATCCCTTCCGATCTTGAGCCCGCGAAGGTTTTAGGCACGCAGGTTTATGGTGCGCAGATCGTTCGCATTGACGGCAATTACGATCACGTGAATCGCCTGTGCTCGCAGATCGCGGACAAGCACCGCTGGGGTTTCGTCAACGTGAATCTGCGGCCTTACTACGCCGAAGGCTCGAAGACTGTGGGCTATGAAATCGCCGAGCAGCTTGGCTGGCGCCTGCCTGACAATATCGTTGTACCGATGGCGGGTGGATCGCTGATTACTAAGATCTACAAAGCCTTCAAAGAGCTGATCAACCTTGGATTTGTCGAAGAGAAACAGGTCAAGTTCTTTGGCGCGCAGGCCACCGGTTGCAGTCCTATCAGCGTGGCCGTAAAAGCTGGACGCAATGAGATTGAGCCGCAGAAGCCAAAAACAATCGCACGGTCGCTTGCCATCGGCAACCCGGCGGATGGTTTTTACGCCGCCAAGACAATCCTTGGCAGTGGCGGATGGGCGGAAGATTCCAGCGATCCAGAGATCGTTGAAGCCATGGCCTTGCTGGCCGAATCCGAAGGCGTCTTCACTGAAACGGCGGGCGGCGTCACCGTTGCTGCGGCACGCAAACTTTACGCGCAAGGGCGCATCCGTCCGGATGAGACGACCGTCCTCTGCATCACCGGCAACGGCCTTAAGACCACGGACGCTCTTGCGGGCAAATTCGATACCGTTGAGCCGATTCCACCGAAGCTGGCTGCATTCGAACAATTTCTTGAGACCCAGTTCGCCGGCGCGCGTGCGGCGAGCAAAGGAGCTGCCTAA
- the proC gene encoding pyrroline-5-carboxylate reductase yields the protein MTTSSITQTEIANKTTARAHKKIAVLGCGKMGTILLESFLDRKLIAPEEAIATVQHGERSQDLSRVLSGVPVGTDNRVAVAGAEIVLLCVKPQVLGPLLEEIAPALDPTTLVISIAASTTTSFIQQKLGKNIPVVRAMPNTPAMVGAAMTAVCAGPAATAQHLETAKQLFESVGRALVVDEKHMDAITALSASGPAFVFVILESLAEAGVKVGLPREMATTLAAQTLYGSAQLALETGHHPALLKDAVTTPAGCTIEGLMELEKGGLRVTLMNAVIKTTIRARELMTS from the coding sequence ATGACAACTTCGTCCATTACACAGACAGAGATCGCAAATAAGACAACTGCAAGAGCGCATAAGAAGATCGCCGTGCTGGGTTGCGGCAAGATGGGAACCATCCTGTTGGAATCTTTTCTTGATCGTAAACTGATCGCGCCGGAAGAGGCCATTGCCACGGTGCAGCATGGTGAACGCAGTCAGGACCTGTCGCGTGTACTCAGCGGCGTTCCCGTGGGCACGGACAACCGCGTCGCCGTCGCCGGAGCAGAGATTGTTCTGCTGTGCGTGAAGCCCCAGGTGCTGGGGCCTTTGCTGGAAGAAATTGCTCCGGCGCTCGATCCCACCACTCTGGTGATCTCGATTGCTGCCTCCACCACCACAAGTTTCATCCAGCAAAAACTCGGCAAGAACATCCCGGTGGTCAGGGCCATGCCCAATACGCCCGCCATGGTGGGCGCGGCGATGACCGCCGTTTGCGCCGGTCCGGCTGCAACAGCCCAGCATCTGGAAACGGCGAAGCAGCTCTTTGAAAGCGTCGGTCGCGCCCTGGTGGTCGATGAAAAACATATGGACGCGATTACTGCGCTCTCCGCCAGCGGGCCGGCATTCGTGTTTGTGATTCTGGAGTCGCTGGCAGAAGCCGGTGTAAAAGTAGGATTGCCACGCGAGATGGCGACAACGCTTGCGGCTCAGACTCTTTATGGTTCGGCCCAGCTAGCGCTTGAAACCGGACATCATCCGGCGTTGCTGAAGGACGCCGTCACTACGCCCGCGGGCTGCACCATCGAAGGCCTGATGGAACTGGAAAAAGGCGGCCTTCGCGTGACCCTGATGAATGCAGTGATCAAGACAACGATCAGGGCCAGGGAGTTGATGACGAGCTAG